A stretch of the Deltaproteobacteria bacterium genome encodes the following:
- a CDS encoding ATP-binding protein: MYKRPCFKVLLARLTEPRRFLQVLAGPRQSGKTNLAHQIMEEYPGKTHYTSADEPALKNRLWIEQQWDNARLMIGAGQKGQRGLLILDEIQKIPGWSETVKYLWDQDTVKKVRLHVLILGSSPLLVQQGLTESLAGRFETIPVTHWSFPEMRDAFGWGLEKFLYYGGYPGAVPLTRDRERWARYIHDSLIETTVSRDVLLMTRVDKPALLRRLFDLGCHYSGRILSYQKMLGQLQDAGNTVTLAHYLELLKGAGLITGLPKYAGGEVRRRGSSPKFIALNNALMTAASPLNYQEARKNPDFWGRIVETAVGGALVNGTTGTDIKVYYWAGRNREVDFVLNRGKQLTVIEVKSGGQKTSLPGIDAFAKEFPVSKKLLIGAQGLPLEDFFNLSPPSLM, from the coding sequence ATGTATAAGCGACCTTGCTTTAAGGTTTTACTGGCGCGTCTGACTGAGCCAAGAAGATTTTTACAGGTCCTGGCAGGACCCAGACAGAGTGGAAAAACCAACCTGGCCCATCAGATCATGGAAGAATATCCTGGGAAAACCCATTATACCTCGGCGGATGAACCTGCCTTGAAAAACCGCTTATGGATAGAACAACAATGGGACAATGCCCGATTAATGATCGGTGCAGGCCAAAAAGGCCAAAGGGGTCTTTTGATCCTCGACGAGATACAAAAGATACCCGGCTGGTCGGAAACGGTGAAATACCTCTGGGATCAGGATACGGTCAAGAAAGTCCGGCTTCATGTCCTTATTCTCGGTTCATCTCCTTTGCTTGTTCAGCAGGGACTTACCGAAAGCCTGGCAGGACGGTTTGAAACCATACCGGTCACCCACTGGTCTTTTCCTGAAATGCGCGATGCCTTTGGATGGGGTCTTGAGAAGTTCCTGTATTATGGAGGATATCCTGGGGCTGTGCCCCTTACCCGAGATCGGGAGCGATGGGCGAGGTATATACACGATTCCCTCATTGAAACGACCGTCTCCCGTGACGTACTCCTCATGACCAGGGTTGACAAGCCTGCACTTTTGCGCCGTCTTTTCGACCTTGGATGTCATTATTCCGGGCGGATTCTTTCCTATCAAAAGATGCTGGGTCAATTACAGGATGCCGGAAATACGGTAACTTTAGCTCATTATCTGGAACTCCTCAAGGGGGCGGGACTTATTACGGGGCTTCCAAAATATGCCGGGGGGGAAGTAAGACGGCGTGGTTCAAGCCCAAAGTTTATTGCCCTTAATAATGCCCTCATGACCGCCGCTTCACCCCTCAATTATCAGGAGGCCCGGAAAAATCCGGATTTCTGGGGAAGGATTGTCGAGACCGCGGTTGGAGGGGCACTTGTGAACGGGACCACCGGAACGGATATAAAGGTTTATTACTGGGCGGGTCGCAACCGGGAAGTCGATTTTGTCCTCAATAGGGGAAAGCAGCTTACTGTTATTGAAGTAAAAAGCGGGGGCCAGAAGACAAGTCTGCCCGGGATCGATGCCTTCGCAAAAGAGTTCCCTGTTTCTAAAAAGTTGTTGATCGGAGCACAAGGCCTGCCCCTTGAAGATTTCTTTAATCTGAGCCCCCCATCACTGATGTGA
- a CDS encoding MTH1187 family thiamine-binding protein, giving the protein MTLMEFSMIPLDKGPSFSDYVARILTLVDQSGLNYRLNPMGTVVEGEWDDLQALLTRCFRALEKDSGRISLQVKFDYRQGPESRMESKIQSVQAKAGRCLKTS; this is encoded by the coding sequence ATGACTTTGATGGAATTTTCCATGATCCCTTTAGACAAAGGGCCGAGCTTCAGTGATTATGTGGCCCGGATTTTGACCCTCGTTGATCAAAGCGGACTGAATTATCGCCTGAACCCCATGGGCACGGTGGTGGAAGGGGAATGGGATGATCTTCAGGCCTTGCTGACCCGTTGCTTCCGGGCCCTGGAAAAGGATTCCGGCCGAATCAGCCTCCAGGTCAAATTCGATTACCGGCAAGGCCCCGAATCCAGGATGGAGAGTAAAATTCAAAGTGTTCAGGCCAAGGCCGGCCGGTGCTTAAAAACTTCATAA